The sequence below is a genomic window from Mus caroli unplaced genomic scaffold, CAROLI_EIJ_v1.1 scaffold_10505_1, whole genome shotgun sequence.
tattgatTCTACATTGATATGTAATTTTCCATTTCTAACTTTGTTTACAGATTGTAAATTCTCCTAGGTGGCAATGCAGAAAAGCTACTGAGTAGGCTGATGTATCAATCCAGAACAGAATTTGCTCTAAGCCTAGATGGAGAAACGCAACCTCACAGTAGTGACTGAATTCATACTGATGGGCATCACTGACAGGCCTGAGCTTCAGGCCCCATTGTTCGGATTGTTTCTCATCATCTATCTGATCTCACTGTTGGGCAACATGGGCATGATCATCCTTACCATGGTGGACTCCCGATTGCaaacacccatgtacttctttctcaGACATCTGGCTATCACTGATCTTGGTTATTCTACAGCTGTGGGACCCAAAATGCTGGAAAATTTTGTTGTCAATCAGAATACAATCAGTAATCATCTTTGTGCAATACAGctaactttctttcttgtgttcATCATTTGTGAACTCTTTATTCTGTCTGCAAtgtcctatgaccgctatgtggccatctgtaagCCTCTACTCTATACTGTCATCATGTCCCATAGGGTATGCTGGGTCCTAGTGGCAGTTCCTTATTTCTATAGTGTCATTATTTCTCTTCTAATAACTATAAAAATTTTTGCTTTGCCTTTTTGTGATTACAGGATCATTAGTCATTTCTGTGATAGTCTCCCTTTAATATCATTGCTCTGTTCTAATACACAAGatattgaaattataatattGATTTCAGCAGGGTTTAATTTGGTTTCATCTCTAGTGGTACTCCTCTTTTCTTATCTACTCATTCTTATAGCCATTTTTAGAATGAATTCAGCTGAAGGCAGGCAGAAAGCTTTGTCTACTTGTGGGTCCCACTTGACAGTGGTCATTGTCTTCTATGGGACTttgatatttatgtatgtgcagcCCAAATCAAGTCACTCGTTTGACACTGATAAGGTGGCTTCCATCTTTTATACTCTGATTATCCCCATGTTGAATCCCTTGATCTATAGTCTAAGGAACAAAGATGTAAAATATGCCCTAGAACGGTTGTGGAAAATGTTAggcaatattttttcttaatgtaaTACACCAAATGAACCTTGTAAATTGTATGAATGGAATTTTCTATTCTATGTGTGTATTTagtttaatagaaataaaaatatttatctattgtCTTAAAATTTGCACCCACCATTAATTGTTCTAAATAAATCAGTGAAAGATTACAAAAAGATGTGTTTTCAGCCAAGTTTGTTAACTTTTCAAAGAAACTTCATGCTTGATAAAGGAATGACCAAGAATAAGGAATAGTTTAATTTTCACTAGTTATcagataaataaaaactaaaatgaaaatgagtctgggttatttttcctttacatacattttaatatgttGAACTGCTGGAGACTTGTAACATTCATTTGTGGGAGGAGTCAGAGTGTTGTGTTTGTCTCCTTTGTCTTCACATTGTCTATtatggaaataataaaattgtgTTAGTtgctttggaaaaaataaaagaaaatgagatgctgtctctacacatgtcattttttattttattttttaatcttatgtTATCATTGAAATGGGCCCTGGATGACCTGTAACTCTCTACATAGGCCAGAGTGGTCTTGAAATCCCAGAAGTCCAAGTTTCTCTGTCTCACCAATACTAAAATTAATGCTATTTACCACCATACCTGGGGCTTATTACCATATTTTAAAGTAGTGAAGAATCATTGCTTCTCCTCTAAGATTCATAATCTCAGTAGCCACAAGCAATGAGCTATGATTACAGTACCAGGCATAATTTGTCTAATTCAGTGTGCCCTAAGTCCAATGAGAGAGTTGTTACTGCCAAGATATAAATGTCAAGATCTTACCTTAAGTGGGAGAAGTTCATGTCTACACGAATTAGTCTT
It includes:
- the LOC110288545 gene encoding olfactory receptor 8K3-like — encoded protein: MEKRNLTVVTEFILMGITDRPELQAPLFGLFLIIYLISLLGNMGMIILTMVDSRLQTPMYFFLRHLAITDLGYSTAVGPKMLENFVVNQNTISNHLCAIQLTFFLVFIICELFILSAMSYDRYVAICKPLLYTVIMSHRVCWVLVAVPYFYSVIISLLITIKIFALPFCDYRIISHFCDSLPLISLLCSNTQDIEIIILISAGFNLVSSLVVLLFSYLLILIAIFRMNSAEGRQKALSTCGSHLTVVIVFYGTLIFMYVQPKSSHSFDTDKVASIFYTLIIPMLNPLIYSLRNKDVKYALERLWKMLGNIFS